gttTGAAGGAGGTTTACCAAAGGCCTCACTACCTCATACACCTATAAAGCAAGAAAGACTTTTGTGATCACTGAGGCAGAAATAAACATAAcagaggaaggaaaaagtgaAACAAGCTGAGCAACTTCTCTTTCTTCGCAGTTTCGTCTAGGAGGAAGATGAATGCAAAACAGTATGTCTCTTACCCTCTCACCCGGAAAGGCAATTTCAGGGTTTGAAATAGATGCAATCTTTGCAAGGGCATGGCAGGCCTTCACCTTCCCGGCTTCTGTGCCTTCCAGAGCGAGTGGGATCAAAGCCTGTGGGCAAAATAAGTGGCGTGACAGCGGTGTTAAGGTCATGAACGACTGAAGCTTGAATTCTCTGCACCTTTCAGCCTATTACTCACCTTACCCCCACCTTGGGCAACAATAGTTCCACGGTCCTTGGAGTCCTCTGACAATGCCAAGAAGACCCTTCAGAAAACAAATACATTGAGCAATCACACATTTCTAAGCAGTGCAGCAATCACAAGAGAAGATATGTTGTGCATTCATATGTGCATTCATATTCTTTGTTTTAGAACAATTACAAAGACATTTATGGCAAAAATGCACTGTATGAAAAAGCAAAGGCATAAAGGAAGGTAAAGGGGGTTTCCTTAGCATGATCCTTGCTAAAGACAAGCTGATTACTTGGTGATAAGTCACACAGTTTATGGGGATATTAAGTGAATGACACATTATAATGGTACTACTTCACTTTAATGTTTTCCTTCTCCTACCTTGACAGCATTTCCTTGGTCTGGTCTGTCAGGATGGAGCTGTCTGCTTTGACCATGACAGCAAGAGCAGAAATGACTCCAGCCTTCAGCAGCCTTTTCACCCTCCTCTCAATGAAGTCCTTCTTGTCCTGTGGAAAAACAGTATTaaagatgtatgtatgtattcaGTGATATGAGATTTTAAGCTCCACCTGTTTGAATTAGAATGGGTcaaattccttttttcttttcttttttttttttccttttttttttttaccttgggGTGTTGCTCAGGCACATGCTGCTTTGAGAATTTGGCTAGTTGAACCAGCTCAGGGATGATTTCCTTCTTTTCATAGGAGTTGGTGCAGTTGACAAGGGTGCATGCTACTGCATATAAGATCGTCTTATCCTTAGactaaaaaaaagacaagaaaagagaGAGGTCATATCCCAAGTCTACTGTTGTACACGGTATAACTACTTCTGTTACTTTCATACCTTGGCCAGTTCAAACATAGCTTTCATGGCAGGCTCATCCTCAACAAAGTCGTCTTTCACATCAGCATCGTTGGTCAAATAAGCAAGACCCTCTAtggcccatttccttgttttagtATCAATTGTGGGATTACACAGCCACCTagaagaacaaaacaaattaaaacttcAATCTGAGTATATATACGCTTTTGGGATATTATAAGGTCACCTTTTGAAGATGTTATGTCATGGCTATATTGTCTAGACATgtacttttgacctttttgctCAGGGCAAACCCAAGATGAAACCATAATTTTACAGTACAACTTAATTATATTAAAAGAAAGAAGCTTCTTTGAAACTTGTTACTGTACCCTTAGTTGTCTTATAACTGTAGCAGTAATGCATGGTTGTACTGGTCTAGACTATTTTATAACTACTAACATGTTTAACAGTTGAGATTGTGTGATGTACCTTTAAGACATACTGTGCAACGTCACTAGAAGACGcagttgtttaattttgttgaGCTCCTGTTCTTATTACCACTCAACTCAAGTAATGCAAGGATTCGTGACTACTGTTGTGCTCATGTATGATAAAATAGTAGCCGTACAACCAAGCTTTGTAAGGTTCatgtaatttattttgtaataaacGACGAGCATTGTGAGAACCCCCATACACGTGTGGTTGTGCACTTCTGGCTAACTTCATTACACGTTACTGCTGCCTACGCTAAAAAGCTACCAAACaacattttcacttttgttCAACAGACTTCTACTGAATGAGGCTGACTAAATGTTTCCAGTCTTGTCATATGTGCTTCCCCTGCATACAAACTTCTCAGAAGAAGCAATAGAAGTTTTATATTCTGACCACCCCCACCCCCTCGTGCCTTTAGAAAGTATACGGACACCCTCACTTTTTGGTTTTGTTATGTTTTGGCCTGATAATACAGTAAAAAAAGTTATATGGTTTCAGCTTTGTGATAGGTTTTtacattcatccatttttcttCCTTAATAAACAGAAGGTTTCTTTATTAATTTGTGTACTTACTTCCTGCACTGTTTGGCAAGCTTCTCCGTGGATCCTTCAGCAAACTGCCTCAGACTGTAGTCGTCACCACCAGCTGAACCCAATTTACAGAGACCCTAAAGAAAAGATAAACGTcacagacaaaaagaaaacgTGGGAAATGTTTGATCTAATCCTGTGGTTTTTAGTTGGTGGTCTCGGTGGACTGGGTCCTGTCTGGGTCCTTTCTGCTCTGCAGAACCGCAGACACAACATAGACTCATATATTTGGTATTACTAATTTTTGCTGtgttatgtcaattttgtctgttttcctcAGATCCTGACTTACTTATCTCACTATCTTTGGATAACAAATCTGGTTTTAATATCATAATATGTtcagtcatgtgttttgttccatttaaggTACAGATTAAGCATTTTAAAGGTAGAGTGTGTATTTTTTATCTGAGCAGCAGTCAGTAGAATAAACCGAAATGAAACAATATATTTTAACAGTGGCTGTCTAAATTAGTGATCcatccatatatatatatatatatatatatatatatatatatgtaattgttttattttttatttatttaagataagccttttattcatacataagGACTCTGCCATCtaggatttttgcatttgtAAGTTCCTAGGGTACCTCGGAAAGTACCAAATAAcagattcacaatttttctgATTCCATCTGCCACGATTACCACCAGAAGTGAGCACGGCAATCTAGAAACTGGCTGTTAGATATTACTAATAATCccaattatttaattattaatcAATTAATAAATTGGCTGAAAATGCTCAGATATGTTGGTGGCAGTGGCTCAGTGAGGTGGTGGCAAGTCCTGAGGTGAGATGGCTGGGTCCCTGAAAATCAAtaatgtgatttactgatgatatcaatgcatgtgagTAGGATCAGCGGCATTGGCGCTAGCATTCGTCCTGGCAAAAAGTAActtcattttgaagctgaaaagtgtgtcaagccaTTACTGGGGTTTGATGTTCACATTACTTGtacatgtcatttttaaacctcATTTCATCACTGcttctgtccatttttaacctgttttgcatatttttgccactgaaacccattgttgccacttttgacctattttttaaccatttttcatcatttttcccacccatgtttgctcctttttgcttttcttagcccatttttgccactgtaatctaatttctgtctattttgactcatttttgccacttttaaccaattttggccattttttcatgcccatttttgccttgcttagcccatttttgccacatatagccattttttaatctcttttgactaattttggccacttttaaccaattttggccattttatcatgcccatttttgccttgcttagtccatttttgccacatttagccattttttgaATCTCTTTTCAgtaattttggccacttttcacttttaacaGCAGCAGGTCATTCTGTTCTCACATAATCGGTAAAGACAATTATTGTTTCTTACCCCAAATCAAAGCCTCTTCTTTCCCATATTCTCTTTTATCTCCACCGGTGAGGGAGTCAGTGATGCACTAGAATAGGctgcaatttttttaatcacttttgactaattttggccacttttaactaatttttttagtcatttttctctcattttcttgCCCTTCTTTCCTTGCATAGCCCATTTTTACATTGTTATcctgtttttgtcctgtttgactaatatttgccatttttaactaatttttgatactttttaatcgcttttcatatttttctcacccatttttgctgctgtccaagttttgtttctttcagctttttcactacatttagccattttttccGCTTTTTTAAGAACACCACCCCTTTTGGCCTCTCCTTTGCTGCTGCTATAGCCCCTCTTTGTAAGGACACTCACCACCAGTGCACGTATCTTAATCTTCTCGTTCTTGGTCTTCTTGTAGATGTCCTTCAGCAGTGACACACCATTGGTGATGATAAAGCTAGCACGACTCATCTTTGTGGAGGAATGAATCAGAGCCTCCACTGCAACCATCTGGTCCACCTCACGTTCAGAGCCACACAACGCCACCATCATCTCCATGATACCCTGGTGTCCAATGAGAGCATTGCCCACATCGAAGGGCCCCTGAAGCAGCCCTGAAATAGTATTGATAGCATGGATTGTCTTGTCCATGTCATTGGGGTCAATTTTGGATCTACGAAGGGAGGAAAGCAAATGTAAGTAATGCTGGCTTGGTATCCACTTAAGAGTCAGAAATGAGCACTTTTAAATCACACTCAAACACTGGCTTTGTATGTACTTGATATATGCATCACAAATGTCCCTGAAGTTGTTTCTCTCTGGGTCACACTTGAGGTCGTCATACAGCTTGGTGAGAAGGATGCTGGCGATcagctgtgtgttttctgtcaggGGCAGCTGGTCTGGCAACTCCGAAACCTGACCACACACCTTAAGGATCTTCTTCAGTCCTGGGCAACAATCAAAAATAAGCTTATATAGATGCCAGGTAATCTGGGATGTCAAATAAGTGACTTTTAGCTGTCTGTCTCACCGTTGTCAATGGTAAACAGGGTCCTTGAGTGGTCTACCTCTTTCTTGTCTTTGCGAGGAACATTTTTACACAGGAGGTTCAGTGCCTGGTCTCTGCCATGGCCAGACACCTTCTTACTGGCAACCATCTCCAGAAGGGAGAGAAGAATAGTTTTCAGGTCTTTAGATGGATCTGCAGAGGGGCAACAGATATGAAAGTGTCACATTGCTGTGCTGTGAAACCCAGCTGCAGTAGGGCAGCAGGTCATTCTGTTCTCACATAATCGGTAAAGACAATGATTGTTTCTTACCCAAAATCAAAGCCTCTTCTTTCCCATATTCTCTTTTATCTCCACCAGTGAGGGAGTCATTGATGCACTGGAATAGGTTGCAGGTTGCCAGTGCAATCTCCTCATTGTCAACAGCCATGATGCTGCACATCTTATCAACACCCACCATGTTAACAATGGCCATGGCCTGTTAGAGGGCAGtgaaacaaaaattaaacttagaACATTTTGTGATGGGACATTTGACATATATAACATTGGTGATTGTTTCTGGTATCACACAGGTCGAGATTATTCTTCTAAATACTGTGACTGTTTGTGGAAAAGACTTAATGTGAATTTCTTTGCTGAAGTTTCACTTTCAGTTTATCCTGACCTTCTTTTATGAGCGTACTCACCCGAGCCTTGTGTCCTGTGCACATCCCTGATAATGTGCGAACAGCGGCCAGGACCATCTCTGGTTTGCCCGTCTCTATCATGTTGAGTAGCAGAGACACCCCATTATTCTGAAAGATCCTTTCTGCTCCAGCATCCTCTCTGGACAGCACGATCAGGTTGTTTGCAGCCTAGAAACATGTAAGTAGCAGAAGTGAAACTCCTAAAAAACCAGGGACTTTTCATTCTCCATGCGTGATTCATTCCTGTTGTTCATTATACCCACTTTCTCCTTCTTGTCCCTGTCCATTTCTTCATCAAAGAGAATGTCAAACATGTTCTGTACTCTTGAATCTGTGGAAAATGTTGTCTTGAGCTGTGGGAAGTAGAAGTGCAACTTTTATTTTCTGGTGCTGACATACTACATTTTATGGCCATATTTTATACTACTTTGTGTATTTGGTTGTTTTGTTCTGTGTGATGCAGACCTTGGCCTGGATTTCTGCTCCTAGCCTGCGGAGAGTCTCAAGGAAGGTCTTGTTCTTTGGTTCAAGAGTTGCACATCTCTGCACGTCTTTAAAAGCCATGTCCAGTTTGCCTAACTTCTCCAGAGCTTGGCAACGCCGGTACAAAGCTTTAATA
The Cheilinus undulatus linkage group 5, ASM1832078v1, whole genome shotgun sequence DNA segment above includes these coding regions:
- the unc45b gene encoding protein unc-45 homolog B isoform X2, which produces MGDPVQLKDEGNKYFQAGEIDKAIECYTKAIKVCKDKKVLAVIHRNRSACYLKKENYSNAAADASRAIDVDAADIKALYRRCQALEKLGKLDMAFKDVQRCATLEPKNKTFLETLRRLGAEIQAKLKTTFSTDSRVQNMFDILFDEEMDRDKKEKAANNLIVLSREDAGAERIFQNNGVSLLLNMIETGKPEMVLAAVRTLSGMCTGHKARAMAIVNMVGVDKMCSIMAVDNEEIALATCNLFQCINDSLTGGDKREYGKEEALILDPSKDLKTILLSLLEMVASKKVSGHGRDQALNLLCKNVPRKDKKEVDHSRTLFTIDNGLKKILKVCGQVSELPDQLPLTENTQLIASILLTKLYDDLKCDPERNNFRDICDAYIKSKIDPNDMDKTIHAINTISGLLQGPFDVGNALIGHQGIMEMMVALCGSEREVDQMVAVEALIHSSTKMSRASFIITNGVSLLKDIYKKTKNEKIKIRALVGLCKLGSAGGDDYSLRQFAEGSTEKLAKQCRKWLCNPTIDTKTRKWAIEGLAYLTNDADVKDDFVEDEPAMKAMFELAKSKDKTILYAVACTLVNCTNSYEKKEIIPELVQLAKFSKQHVPEQHPKDKKDFIERRVKRLLKAGVISALAVMVKADSSILTDQTKEMLSRVFLALSEDSKDRGTIVAQGGGKALIPLALEGTEAGKVKACHALAKIASISNPEIAFPGERVYEVVRPLVNLLQTDRDGVQNYEALRGLTNFAGFSEKLRTKIVKENALSDIENYMFEENEQIRQAATECMCNLVTCKEVQERYMEDGNDKMKLLVLLCGEDDEKLQIAAAGALAMLTAAQKKLCTKMTLVTTQWMEILQRLCLHDNPYVQHRGLVVVYNMLNSDNSELAKKLIESELLEILSVIGKAQDNPKRQDAIDAARTCLVKAMDLGLIKPFTSPS